From one Papio anubis isolate 15944 chromosome 12, Panubis1.0, whole genome shotgun sequence genomic stretch:
- the LOC101025091 gene encoding glycine N-acyltransferase-like protein 1 isoform X1 → MILLDNSEQLLALFESLARSIPESLKVYGSVYHINHGNPFNMEVLVDSWPEYLMVITRPQKQEMTDDMDSYTNVYRIFSKDPQKSQEVLKNCEIINWKQRLQIQGLQESLGEGIRAAAFSKSVKVEHSTAVLLVTEDILKLNASNESKFRSWAETGHPDDDFEREIPNFKYGQLDVSYSGLVNDNWERGKNERSLRYIKRCIGALPAACMLGPEGAPVAWLTMDPSCEVGMAYSVEKYRKTGKMAQVMVRYKKYLLQKNIPFYISVLEENERSRSSAKAAGFFEASCEWHQWTCYPQNLAPF, encoded by the exons ATGATTCTACTGGATAATTCCGAGCAGCTGCTGGCCCTATTCGAATCTTTAGCAAGGAGCATTCCTGAGTCCCTGAAG GTGTACGGCTCTGTGTATCACATCAATCACGGGAACCCTTTCAACATGGAGGTGCTGGTGGACTCCTGGCCTGAGTATCTGATGGTTATTACCCGGCCTCAAAAACAG GAGATGACTGATGACATGGATTCATACACAAATGTATATCGTATATTCTCCAAAGACCCTCAAAAATCACAAGAAGTTTTGAAAAATTGTGAGATCATCAACTGGAAACAGAGACTCCAAATCCAAG GTCTTCAGGAAAGTTTAGGTGAGGGGATAAGAGCAGCTGCATTTTCAAAGTCAGTGAAGGTAGAGCATTCGACAGCAGTCCTCTTGGTTACGGAAGATATTCTGAAGCTCAATGCCTCCAATGAAAGCAAGTTTCGAAGCTGGGCTGAGACAGGCCACCCAGATGATGACTTTGAAAG GGAAATTCCCAACTTTAAGTATGGCCAACTGGATGTGTCTTATTCCGGGTTGGTAAATGACAACTGGGAGCGAGGGAAGAATGAGAGGAGCCTGCGCTACATCAAGCGCTGCATAGGAGCCCTGCCAGCAGCCTGTATGCTGGGACCAGAGGGGGCCCCAGTCGCATGGCTAACCATGGACCCTTCTTGTGAAGTAGGAATGGCCTACAGCGTGGAAAAATACCGAAAGACAGGCAAAATGGCACAGGTGATGGTGCGATACAAGAAGTATCTGCTTCAGAAGAATATTCCATTTTACATCTCTGTGCTGGAAGAAAATGAACGCTCCCGCAGCTCTGCGAAGGCGGCGGGTTTCTTTGAGGCCTCCTGTGAGTGGCACCAATGGACCTGCTACCCACAGAATCTAGCTCCATTTTAG
- the LOC101025091 gene encoding glycine N-acyltransferase-like protein 1 isoform X2, whose protein sequence is MILLDNSEQLLALFESLARSIPESLKEMTDDMDSYTNVYRIFSKDPQKSQEVLKNCEIINWKQRLQIQGLQESLGEGIRAAAFSKSVKVEHSTAVLLVTEDILKLNASNESKFRSWAETGHPDDDFEREIPNFKYGQLDVSYSGLVNDNWERGKNERSLRYIKRCIGALPAACMLGPEGAPVAWLTMDPSCEVGMAYSVEKYRKTGKMAQVMVRYKKYLLQKNIPFYISVLEENERSRSSAKAAGFFEASCEWHQWTCYPQNLAPF, encoded by the exons ATGATTCTACTGGATAATTCCGAGCAGCTGCTGGCCCTATTCGAATCTTTAGCAAGGAGCATTCCTGAGTCCCTGAAG GAGATGACTGATGACATGGATTCATACACAAATGTATATCGTATATTCTCCAAAGACCCTCAAAAATCACAAGAAGTTTTGAAAAATTGTGAGATCATCAACTGGAAACAGAGACTCCAAATCCAAG GTCTTCAGGAAAGTTTAGGTGAGGGGATAAGAGCAGCTGCATTTTCAAAGTCAGTGAAGGTAGAGCATTCGACAGCAGTCCTCTTGGTTACGGAAGATATTCTGAAGCTCAATGCCTCCAATGAAAGCAAGTTTCGAAGCTGGGCTGAGACAGGCCACCCAGATGATGACTTTGAAAG GGAAATTCCCAACTTTAAGTATGGCCAACTGGATGTGTCTTATTCCGGGTTGGTAAATGACAACTGGGAGCGAGGGAAGAATGAGAGGAGCCTGCGCTACATCAAGCGCTGCATAGGAGCCCTGCCAGCAGCCTGTATGCTGGGACCAGAGGGGGCCCCAGTCGCATGGCTAACCATGGACCCTTCTTGTGAAGTAGGAATGGCCTACAGCGTGGAAAAATACCGAAAGACAGGCAAAATGGCACAGGTGATGGTGCGATACAAGAAGTATCTGCTTCAGAAGAATATTCCATTTTACATCTCTGTGCTGGAAGAAAATGAACGCTCCCGCAGCTCTGCGAAGGCGGCGGGTTTCTTTGAGGCCTCCTGTGAGTGGCACCAATGGACCTGCTACCCACAGAATCTAGCTCCATTTTAG